A section of the Spirosoma pollinicola genome encodes:
- a CDS encoding SusC/RagA family TonB-linked outer membrane protein: MMNNSYKINRFGGNVGQVGELQPQSFSQKAFARFMAMLVMVMLLGNAAAWAQGRTVTGKVSDPSGASLPGVSVQLKGTQRGTNTDADGKYSLANVPDNATIVLSFIGYTSQEVAVGNRTTVDVKLSDDTKALDEVVVVGYGTAKRKDLTGSVVQVSAKDFNAGVNPNPLQAIQGKVAGLVITSPSGDPNQQPTVRLRGYTSLAGGSDPLYVVDGMIGVPINTISPSDIESMDVLKDASAAAIYGSRAANGVILITTKRGKSGKTTVSFNNYVGISTISKRYEMLDAQGYRDAVTQIKGAASLNDLQRFPAGNYNTDWTKQVTQNGTVNNHDLSIAGGSPTFSYRGSLNYINQNGIIKNTGLDRLTGRINLDQKAFDNRLNVQYNLSYSETNKKYDSGIIGRAVTFLPTLPVKNADGSYYEVGGSFDLFNPVAMQENVINNGVQRYLQGGMNLRYEVLDGLTLGVNGQIQRDNSVDNFYTNPAIKAYAANNGRASRRFYESNTKLLELTANYTKAFGNQSSNYSLLGGYSYQSFDNDGFTAANSGFVTSDINYSNLGLGSGTLVNPGNNYATSYRNNAKLISFFGRASLNLNDKYNVTATVRRDGSSKFGANNKWGVFPSVGAGWTITNESFFPKSNTLNFLKLRVGYGQTGNSEGIAAYNSIQLYGQKGTYYDGTLGDFLPGYGITQNANPNLKWEVLTTSNVGLDFQLLGGRFSGTVEYYNKLTKDMLYPYSVPADGIKYFTNTILANVGSMRNSGFELSFGGDVIQKGNFSWNSRVVGAYNKNTIVSLSNDEFSNGQVRFNAFNGRGLSDVYASYLVPGQPLGEFNNVPTFTGAYSADGQPLLKAGSGDTPVTEVGKADAAAGVNSGNYVKQGNPQPFLNASFINTFRYKGFDVYFQLRGTFGNTILNAIRSNLLIPGSILETNMLKGVTDYPKNYGVNVLTSNWLESGSFVRFDNWQVGYNIPLPASKYITNARIYAGGNNLFIITKYKGIDPELQVKADLQNNGTIQQAPNAVGLDGGGYGNVVYPKTRTFQLGLNLTF, translated from the coding sequence ATGATGAACAACTCCTACAAAATTAACCGTTTCGGCGGCAACGTAGGTCAGGTTGGAGAACTCCAACCCCAGTCATTCAGTCAGAAAGCGTTCGCTCGTTTTATGGCCATGCTGGTAATGGTAATGCTGTTGGGTAATGCCGCAGCATGGGCGCAGGGCCGCACCGTAACGGGTAAAGTATCGGATCCATCAGGCGCATCGCTACCTGGTGTAAGTGTACAACTAAAGGGTACCCAGCGCGGCACAAACACCGATGCCGATGGTAAGTACTCGCTGGCCAACGTGCCAGACAATGCAACGATTGTGTTGAGCTTCATTGGCTATACTTCGCAGGAAGTAGCTGTTGGAAACCGCACGACTGTAGACGTAAAACTATCTGACGACACCAAAGCGCTCGACGAAGTGGTTGTCGTTGGTTATGGTACGGCAAAACGGAAAGATTTGACCGGTTCTGTTGTTCAGGTTTCGGCCAAAGACTTCAACGCTGGTGTGAACCCAAACCCACTGCAAGCCATTCAGGGTAAAGTTGCCGGTCTGGTAATCACGTCTCCTTCGGGCGATCCGAACCAGCAACCAACGGTTCGTCTGCGTGGATATACCTCGCTGGCCGGTGGTAGCGATCCGCTTTATGTAGTAGACGGTATGATTGGTGTTCCAATCAACACAATTTCTCCTTCCGACATCGAGTCGATGGACGTATTGAAAGATGCCTCTGCTGCAGCTATTTATGGCTCACGGGCAGCTAATGGCGTTATCCTTATTACCACCAAGCGCGGTAAGTCGGGTAAAACAACGGTTTCCTTTAATAACTACGTAGGTATATCGACCATTTCAAAGCGGTATGAAATGCTGGACGCACAAGGGTATCGGGATGCCGTTACTCAAATTAAAGGAGCTGCGTCATTGAATGATTTACAGCGTTTCCCCGCTGGAAATTACAATACCGACTGGACGAAGCAGGTTACACAGAATGGAACCGTCAATAACCATGATCTTTCGATTGCGGGTGGTTCACCAACGTTCAGCTATCGGGGTTCGCTCAACTATATAAACCAGAACGGTATTATCAAAAATACGGGTCTGGATCGTCTGACGGGTCGTATCAACCTTGATCAGAAAGCCTTCGATAACCGACTGAATGTTCAGTATAATCTGTCGTACTCTGAAACGAACAAGAAATATGACAGTGGCATCATTGGCCGTGCCGTTACGTTCCTGCCAACATTGCCTGTGAAAAATGCGGACGGATCATATTACGAAGTAGGTGGTAGTTTCGACCTCTTCAACCCGGTTGCCATGCAGGAAAATGTTATCAATAACGGCGTACAGCGGTATTTACAGGGTGGTATGAACCTGCGCTACGAAGTACTGGACGGATTGACGCTGGGCGTTAACGGTCAGATACAGCGGGATAACAGCGTCGACAACTTCTATACCAATCCAGCTATAAAAGCCTATGCCGCTAACAATGGCCGGGCTAGCCGGAGATTTTACGAATCGAATACGAAATTGCTGGAATTAACAGCAAACTATACCAAAGCATTTGGCAATCAGAGCAGCAATTACTCGTTATTGGGTGGGTACTCTTACCAGAGCTTTGATAATGATGGTTTTACAGCAGCTAACTCAGGTTTCGTAACCAGCGATATCAACTATAGTAACCTGGGCTTAGGGTCAGGTACGCTGGTTAACCCTGGTAACAACTACGCTACTTCATACCGCAACAACGCAAAGTTGATCTCTTTCTTTGGACGGGCGTCGTTGAATCTGAATGATAAGTATAACGTAACGGCTACGGTACGGCGGGATGGTAGTTCTAAATTTGGTGCCAACAACAAATGGGGCGTGTTCCCATCGGTGGGTGCAGGCTGGACCATTACCAACGAGTCGTTCTTCCCAAAGAGCAACACGCTTAACTTCCTGAAACTGCGTGTTGGTTATGGACAAACGGGTAATTCAGAAGGTATTGCGGCCTATAACTCGATTCAGTTATATGGTCAGAAAGGTACTTATTATGATGGTACGCTGGGTGACTTCCTGCCAGGTTATGGTATCACCCAGAATGCAAACCCGAACCTGAAATGGGAAGTGCTGACCACTTCGAACGTTGGTTTGGACTTCCAGTTACTGGGCGGTCGATTCTCTGGTACAGTTGAGTATTATAACAAGCTGACCAAAGACATGCTCTATCCGTACTCAGTACCTGCCGATGGTATCAAGTACTTTACCAACACGATTCTGGCCAACGTAGGCTCGATGCGGAACAGCGGGTTTGAATTATCTTTTGGCGGTGATGTCATCCAGAAAGGTAATTTCTCCTGGAACTCACGGGTTGTAGGCGCTTATAACAAAAACACGATTGTTTCGCTGTCAAATGATGAGTTCAGCAACGGACAGGTTCGTTTCAACGCCTTTAATGGTCGTGGTCTGTCCGATGTGTATGCATCTTACCTGGTACCAGGTCAGCCATTGGGAGAATTCAATAACGTACCAACGTTTACAGGTGCCTATTCGGCAGATGGTCAGCCATTATTGAAAGCGGGCTCTGGTGACACGCCGGTAACGGAGGTAGGGAAGGCGGATGCCGCTGCTGGGGTTAATTCAGGAAATTATGTCAAACAGGGTAACCCACAGCCATTCCTGAATGCTTCGTTTATCAACACATTCCGCTACAAAGGATTTGATGTATACTTCCAGTTGCGCGGCACGTTTGGTAATACGATCCTGAATGCCATCCGGTCCAACCTGTTGATTCCAGGTTCTATCCTGGAAACCAACATGCTGAAAGGTGTTACGGACTACCCTAAAAACTACGGTGTGAACGTATTGACGTCAAACTGGCTGGAAAGCGGTTCATTTGTGCGCTTCGATAACTGGCAGGTGGGCTATAATATTCCATTGCCAGCCAGCAAGTACATCACAAATGCCCGGATCTATGCGGGTGGTAATAACCTGTTTATCATAACTAAATACAAAGGTATTGATCCTGAATTGCAGGTTAAGGCTGATTTACAAAACAATGGAACAATTCAGCAGGCACCTAATGCTGTTGGTTTAGATGGGGGTGGCTATGGAAACGTTGTTTACCCAAAAACACGCACGTTCCAGTTAGGTCTTAACCTAACGTTCTAA
- a CDS encoding RagB/SusD family nutrient uptake outer membrane protein has translation MNSFKYQTIGLLTGTILLGSVGINGCTNLDDKVFGSLSSTDATVGAIRLDPTATLQGAYQALNAIATNQGRAYSLQEHPSDEMMGPTRGTDWDDFGVWRKLHQHTWDSQHVEILNAWNDLNTGAFRATQAVFAAGSNAQLVAQAQFLRGFFTSSIVDLWGRVPVRQVTDAADANPQVLSRQAATNFVLSDLRAAFNVLPAYTQATANVASKEAAAAMLAKMYLNRAVYNQPSSTPAGPFTFVKADMDSAVYFANQVIASGKFALTTKGNYYDNFHWDNDQRSKELIFTIQNTSTAQPGSVQNRYFMTEHYNQYIGAWNGFTTLADFYNSFEATDERRGAQPADLTPATGITAGFQVGQQYGPTKGTAAAPQLKDRSGNPLVFTPQVNIALANEVQGIRVVKYLPNPLTYNNPTNDYVFLRYADVLLMKAEAILRGGTDSQGQTAAAIVNNLRLTRGASAISTVDLPALLAERGRELYWEGWRRSDEIRFGTFLNPVDQRPTTSPATAVLFPFPQQAIDSNPNLQPQNAGY, from the coding sequence ATGAATTCATTTAAATATCAGACCATTGGCTTATTGACAGGCACTATATTGCTTGGCAGTGTTGGCATCAATGGTTGTACCAATCTGGACGATAAAGTGTTCGGGTCATTATCATCGACTGATGCTACCGTAGGTGCTATCAGGTTAGACCCAACGGCTACCCTACAGGGAGCTTATCAGGCATTGAATGCCATTGCTACCAACCAGGGCCGCGCCTATTCTTTACAGGAACACCCGTCCGATGAGATGATGGGACCGACCCGGGGTACTGACTGGGACGATTTCGGCGTCTGGCGTAAACTACACCAGCATACTTGGGATTCGCAGCACGTGGAGATTCTGAATGCCTGGAATGACCTGAACACAGGTGCTTTTCGCGCTACGCAGGCAGTTTTTGCTGCTGGCTCTAATGCCCAACTGGTTGCACAGGCGCAGTTTTTGCGTGGCTTCTTCACATCAAGTATTGTCGATTTGTGGGGTCGGGTGCCGGTTCGTCAGGTGACCGATGCCGCCGATGCCAATCCACAGGTGTTGAGTCGGCAAGCGGCTACTAACTTTGTTCTTAGCGATTTACGGGCGGCTTTCAATGTATTGCCAGCCTATACGCAGGCAACAGCCAATGTGGCAAGCAAAGAAGCCGCAGCGGCCATGCTCGCTAAAATGTATTTGAACCGGGCGGTATACAATCAGCCGTCTTCTACGCCAGCGGGTCCGTTCACGTTTGTTAAAGCAGACATGGATTCGGCCGTATATTTTGCCAATCAGGTCATTGCATCCGGCAAATTTGCGTTGACAACGAAAGGAAATTACTACGATAATTTTCACTGGGATAACGACCAACGCTCCAAGGAGTTGATCTTCACGATTCAGAACACTTCAACGGCGCAGCCAGGTAGCGTTCAGAACCGCTATTTCATGACAGAGCACTACAATCAATATATTGGTGCCTGGAATGGATTTACTACGCTGGCGGACTTCTACAATAGTTTTGAGGCTACTGATGAACGGCGTGGTGCACAACCTGCCGATTTGACCCCGGCAACAGGTATTACCGCCGGATTCCAGGTTGGTCAACAATATGGTCCTACCAAGGGAACAGCCGCTGCGCCCCAATTAAAAGATCGCAGCGGCAACCCGCTGGTCTTTACACCACAGGTCAATATTGCGTTAGCGAATGAAGTGCAGGGTATCCGGGTCGTCAAGTACCTGCCCAACCCGCTCACATACAATAACCCAACCAATGACTATGTATTCCTGCGGTATGCCGATGTATTGCTGATGAAGGCAGAAGCTATTCTACGTGGTGGTACTGATTCGCAGGGTCAAACAGCCGCTGCCATTGTCAATAATCTCCGCCTAACGCGTGGTGCTTCGGCTATTTCTACGGTTGATTTGCCCGCTTTGCTGGCTGAGCGTGGTCGTGAATTGTACTGGGAAGGCTGGCGCCGGAGCGATGAAATTCGCTTTGGTACGTTCCTGAATCCTGTTGATCAGCGGCCAACTACATCGCCTGCAACGGCTGTGTTGTTCCCTTTCCCACAACAAGCAATTGACAGTAACCCGAATTTGCAGCCGCAGAATGCAGGCTATTAG
- a CDS encoding RagB/SusD family nutrient uptake outer membrane protein — MKQINIKLLLGCSALMLAGQSCTDLTETTYDVIPTSGTFGSTPNQAAALIGPLYNGLGEYWGNMSNLNTTTDEQIVPTRGGDWKDGDNWKRLYTHTWDPITDNGQFNGPWTWCYNNITSINQQLGTITDANTKAELRALRAFFHYQAMDLFGNVIISDAVTAATPKQNTRAEVFAFVEKELLAVYPNLSDVSGGAYYGRMNKYVADMILAKLYLNAQVYTGTPRWADAITRCDNLIKSGKFQISGDYLSNFAVQNQNSPETILATPFDKSKRGGFHPQMQGLHYLNQLTYNIGTAPWNGFATVTEFYNSFDAKDLRKKQWLVGQQYKADGTPLKDDALDMVFRPEVESFVFDAGANGRLAGARSQKYEIQKNNSFTEQDNDFVVYRLADVYLMRAEANMRLGNMGAALPDLNVIRARAGMPAYTTITLDELLAERGRELAWEYHRRQDLIRFGQFGKAWRFKDAEADNHRTLFPIPKDQLSLNPNLKQNPGY, encoded by the coding sequence ATGAAACAAATAAATATAAAATTGCTTCTGGGCTGTTCGGCGCTGATGCTGGCAGGCCAATCCTGTACCGATCTGACGGAAACAACCTATGACGTTATTCCAACCAGTGGTACGTTTGGTAGTACTCCCAATCAGGCTGCTGCTTTGATTGGCCCGCTTTATAATGGTCTGGGTGAATATTGGGGAAACATGTCCAACCTGAACACAACTACGGATGAGCAGATCGTGCCAACCCGTGGTGGTGACTGGAAAGATGGAGACAACTGGAAACGGTTATATACCCATACCTGGGATCCTATTACAGACAATGGTCAGTTTAATGGCCCCTGGACCTGGTGCTACAACAACATCACCAGTATCAACCAGCAGTTAGGCACCATTACTGATGCCAATACGAAAGCTGAGCTACGGGCACTACGGGCATTTTTTCACTACCAGGCAATGGATTTGTTTGGCAATGTGATTATCTCCGATGCTGTTACCGCTGCTACGCCTAAGCAAAACACACGGGCAGAGGTATTCGCCTTCGTTGAGAAGGAGTTACTGGCAGTTTATCCAAACCTGAGTGATGTATCGGGTGGCGCGTATTATGGCCGGATGAACAAGTATGTAGCCGACATGATTCTGGCTAAACTGTACCTGAATGCACAGGTTTACACGGGTACTCCCCGTTGGGCTGACGCGATCACACGGTGCGATAACCTCATCAAATCGGGTAAATTTCAGATTTCCGGTGATTACCTGAGCAACTTTGCTGTTCAGAACCAGAACTCACCAGAAACGATTCTGGCAACGCCATTCGACAAGTCGAAACGGGGTGGATTTCACCCACAGATGCAGGGACTCCACTACCTGAACCAATTGACATACAATATTGGTACAGCTCCCTGGAATGGATTTGCTACAGTAACGGAGTTTTATAACTCATTCGACGCTAAAGATTTGCGTAAGAAGCAGTGGCTTGTTGGTCAGCAGTACAAAGCTGATGGTACACCTTTGAAAGATGACGCTTTGGACATGGTATTCCGCCCAGAAGTTGAGTCGTTCGTTTTTGATGCCGGTGCTAATGGCCGTTTGGCCGGTGCTCGTAGTCAGAAGTACGAAATTCAGAAAAACAACTCGTTTACAGAGCAGGATAACGATTTCGTCGTCTACCGTTTGGCTGACGTGTATCTGATGCGGGCAGAAGCCAACATGCGCTTGGGTAATATGGGTGCTGCCCTGCCTGACTTGAATGTGATTCGTGCCCGTGCCGGTATGCCTGCCTATACAACCATTACGCTGGATGAGTTATTGGCAGAGCGTGGTCGTGAGCTGGCATGGGAATACCACCGTCGTCAGGATTTGATCCGTTTTGGGCAGTTTGGAAAAGCATGGCGTTTCAAAGATGCTGAGGCTGACAATCATCGGACACTGTTCCCAATTCCGAAGGATCAGCTATCGTTGAACCCGAATTTGAAGCAGAATCCAGGCTATTAA
- a CDS encoding VCBS repeat-containing protein encodes MSKKPGLLAIIFLGLLSCHKRPDPLFVTLPASETGVGFINRSLDKKNFNIFNYRNFYNGGGVAIGDVNNDGLSDVFLTSNFEENKLYLNKGGMKFTDVTQKAGIVGKKFWSTGVTFADVNGDGLLDIYVCNSGSRDERGNQLYINQGVKNGVPVFAEKAKEYGLWDGGFSTHAAFFDYDRDGDLDMYLLNNSFTPMDRLGYANMRTTRDKLGGHKLFRNEGPDKPFTDVSAQAGIYGSLIGFGLGITIGDVNNDNWPDIYISNDFYERDYLYINQKDGTFKEDIENEMGHTSLASMGADIADVNNDGNLDIFVTDMLPDDDYRLKTTTAFESYELGQLKESRDFFYQDSRNMLHLNNGDGTFSEIGRMAGTSATDWSWGALLFDMDMDGKKDIFVANGILKDLTDQDYMSFLADNPDLRSMIDGTKKFDYKAYVDKMGSRPLPNYAFRNMGDGMKYENKAVDWGLGEPSFSNGSAYGDLDNDGDLDLVVNNNNSAVSIFANTSVDKNHKNFLRVKLNGYGRNLNAIGAKVYVYQKGADGKPQTQYLQQMPNRGFESSVDLTMVFGLGDNPRIDSLVVIWPDDKKQLIPQPRANTTLTLAHAKADQTILPAVAIPVANRLFQDVTESSKLNYVHKENAFVDYDRDGLLKQMLSREGPALAVGDVNGDGLDDVFLGGAATMPRSLYVQEANGTFHLQKQPFLLDALYSEDIAATFFDADGDKDMDLYIATGGNEFEDPTYMADRFYVNDGKGNFTWDRNLPRSTDNNSCVVAADFDLDGDQDLFVGSRMISGQYGKNPDQLLLVNDGKGHFRKATSELMPFSKDIGMVTDAVWADIDHDRYPDLILVGDWMPITILRNKQGKGFEKIDNETLANTGGWWNTIQAADLDNDGDVDFIAGNLGLNSRMVASAKEPAHLYSNDFDRNGSYDQVITCFRPSPDLGDGPGEARECVMVQKSDLQKRIPSIKTKYLKHTDYAKASFDDIFSAQQRQGMSVKTVQTAETSILINDGKGNFSIKSLPVQAQTSPIHTILTSDYNGDGKMDILLAGNFFDVLTELGRYDANYGLLLAGNGKGDFVATKPVQTGFFVRGQVRKMLPVGGANGKQFILLAKNNDKAQVFTLAKK; translated from the coding sequence ATGAGTAAGAAACCTGGCCTGCTGGCCATTATCTTTTTGGGGCTTCTATCATGTCACAAACGGCCAGACCCGCTGTTTGTGACATTGCCTGCCTCCGAAACGGGTGTTGGTTTTATAAACCGAAGCCTCGACAAAAAGAACTTCAATATTTTCAACTACCGTAATTTCTACAATGGTGGAGGTGTCGCTATTGGCGATGTTAATAATGATGGTTTATCAGACGTGTTTCTGACGTCCAATTTTGAAGAAAATAAACTGTACCTCAACAAGGGAGGGATGAAGTTTACCGATGTGACGCAAAAAGCGGGTATTGTCGGAAAGAAATTCTGGTCGACGGGCGTCACGTTTGCCGATGTAAATGGCGACGGTCTGCTGGATATTTATGTCTGCAATTCGGGCAGCCGCGATGAGCGGGGAAACCAGTTATACATTAATCAGGGGGTTAAAAATGGGGTGCCTGTTTTTGCCGAAAAAGCCAAAGAGTACGGTTTGTGGGATGGAGGCTTTTCGACTCATGCGGCCTTTTTTGACTATGACCGCGACGGCGATCTGGACATGTATCTGCTCAATAACAGCTTCACCCCAATGGATCGCCTGGGATACGCAAACATGCGCACTACCCGGGATAAACTGGGTGGGCATAAATTGTTTCGAAACGAAGGTCCCGATAAACCATTCACCGATGTGTCGGCCCAGGCTGGTATCTACGGAAGCTTGATTGGCTTTGGACTGGGCATTACCATTGGGGATGTCAACAATGATAACTGGCCGGATATTTACATTTCTAACGACTTCTACGAACGCGATTACCTCTATATTAACCAGAAAGACGGCACCTTTAAAGAAGATATTGAGAACGAAATGGGGCACACTAGTCTGGCCTCTATGGGGGCCGATATTGCCGATGTCAATAATGATGGCAACCTCGATATTTTCGTGACGGATATGCTCCCTGATGACGACTATCGACTGAAAACCACCACTGCCTTTGAAAGTTATGAACTGGGCCAGTTGAAGGAATCACGGGATTTTTTCTACCAGGACTCCCGCAATATGCTCCACCTTAACAACGGCGATGGCACGTTCTCCGAAATTGGCCGAATGGCGGGCACATCGGCCACCGACTGGAGTTGGGGAGCCTTATTGTTCGATATGGATATGGATGGCAAGAAAGATATTTTTGTAGCCAACGGTATCCTGAAAGACCTTACCGATCAGGATTATATGTCTTTTCTAGCCGATAACCCGGATTTACGATCCATGATTGACGGGACAAAGAAATTCGATTATAAAGCATACGTCGATAAAATGGGCTCCCGCCCTTTGCCAAACTATGCGTTTCGCAACATGGGCGATGGTATGAAATACGAAAACAAGGCCGTTGACTGGGGCCTGGGTGAGCCATCATTTTCGAACGGATCCGCTTATGGCGACCTGGACAATGACGGTGATCTGGATTTGGTGGTCAACAACAATAACTCGGCCGTTTCGATCTTCGCAAATACATCGGTTGACAAGAATCATAAAAACTTTCTACGAGTTAAACTCAACGGTTATGGCCGCAACCTGAATGCGATTGGTGCCAAAGTGTACGTATATCAGAAAGGCGCCGACGGAAAACCTCAAACGCAGTATTTACAACAAATGCCGAACCGGGGTTTCGAATCATCAGTCGATTTAACAATGGTATTCGGCCTGGGCGATAATCCCCGCATTGATTCGCTGGTCGTTATCTGGCCGGATGATAAGAAACAGCTTATACCACAACCCAGGGCTAACACGACCCTAACGCTGGCCCATGCAAAGGCCGATCAAACGATACTGCCTGCGGTAGCCATCCCTGTGGCTAATCGCCTTTTTCAGGATGTAACAGAGTCGTCGAAATTGAACTATGTGCATAAAGAGAACGCATTTGTTGATTATGATCGGGATGGTTTGTTGAAACAGATGTTATCGCGGGAAGGGCCTGCTTTAGCCGTAGGCGATGTAAATGGAGATGGATTGGACGATGTGTTTCTGGGTGGCGCGGCTACTATGCCACGGTCATTGTATGTCCAGGAGGCCAATGGCACCTTCCATCTTCAGAAGCAACCCTTTCTGCTCGATGCCCTTTATTCTGAAGATATAGCGGCCACGTTTTTTGATGCTGACGGCGACAAGGACATGGATTTATACATTGCCACGGGCGGGAATGAGTTTGAAGATCCCACGTATATGGCCGACCGTTTTTATGTAAACGACGGAAAAGGAAATTTTACATGGGATAGGAATTTGCCTCGTAGTACAGATAATAACTCCTGTGTTGTGGCGGCAGATTTCGATCTGGATGGCGATCAGGACCTGTTCGTGGGATCAAGAATGATTTCGGGGCAATACGGTAAAAATCCAGACCAGTTGCTTCTGGTAAATGATGGAAAAGGCCATTTTCGCAAAGCTACCAGCGAATTGATGCCCTTCTCAAAGGACATTGGTATGGTTACCGATGCTGTCTGGGCTGATATCGATCATGATCGTTATCCCGATTTAATACTGGTTGGTGACTGGATGCCCATTACAATCCTCAGAAACAAGCAGGGAAAAGGCTTTGAAAAAATAGATAATGAAACTCTGGCCAATACAGGGGGCTGGTGGAATACAATCCAGGCCGCTGATCTGGACAATGACGGCGATGTAGACTTTATTGCTGGTAATTTGGGGCTCAATAGCCGTATGGTTGCATCAGCAAAAGAACCGGCACATCTGTACAGCAATGACTTTGACCGGAATGGTTCATACGATCAGGTCATTACCTGTTTTCGACCCAGCCCCGACCTGGGCGATGGGCCGGGAGAAGCCCGCGAATGCGTGATGGTACAGAAGTCAGACCTGCAGAAGCGGATTCCATCTATTAAAACCAAATACCTCAAGCATACCGATTACGCCAAAGCGAGCTTTGACGATATCTTTTCGGCACAGCAACGGCAGGGTATGAGCGTCAAGACCGTACAAACGGCAGAAACATCAATCCTGATAAACGATGGAAAGGGTAATTTTTCGATCAAGTCATTGCCTGTTCAGGCGCAGACCTCACCTATCCACACCATTCTGACTAGTGATTACAATGGCGATGGCAAAATGGATATTCTATTAGCTGGTAACTTCTTTGATGTATTGACCGAACTTGGTCGGTATGATGCCAATTACGGTTTGCTGTTGGCGGGGAATGGGAAAGGTGATTTTGTTGCTACAAAACCTGTCCAGACGGGCTTTTTTGTGCGAGGTCAGGTACGGAAGATGCTGCCTGTGGGCGGTGCCAACGGCAAACAATTTATTTTATTGGCTAAAAATAACGACAAGGCTCAGGTTTTTACGTTGGCGAAAAAGTAA